A DNA window from Mycolicibacter hiberniae contains the following coding sequences:
- a CDS encoding PE family protein, whose product MGIGGDGGAGGAGIAGGDGGLGGAGGAGIGLFYGVGGNGGLGGDGALGAAGVAGLAGLDGLAGDNGGAGGAGGAGGRGSWLIGSGGKGGAGGAGGAGGAGGNGGAGIDGVLAGEDGGDAGDGGNGGNGGAAGAAGAGGVGGWIGSNGLAGAVGIGGNGGAAGIGGNGGAGADGDASNLDGGAGGRGGDAGVAGNAGGAGGVAGAAATSGGNGGRGGDAADALVAGGNGGVGGRGGDAGNLGDGGAGGNGGAGAVGVAGATVGADGTDGLAGGNGGAGGAGGAAGSLAGNGGAGGVGGAGAAGGAGGAAADGDAGLNAVAGSGADGGNGGDATGTAGNGGAGGVGGDGGAGGASAKGLAGVHGAGGVGGDGGAGGAAGNGGTGGAGAGGGLSAVAGAGGKGGNSSSAAGAGGVGGAGGSSGGLLAASGADGGEGAAGNGGDGGVGGAGQVLGDGTVQAGGAGGAGGDAADHGNGGNGGAGGQGATGVDGETDLSGNGTAGGTGGVGGNGGTGGAGGALSGVGGTGGAGGVGGTGGNGGTAADATVAGGTGGTGGDAGAGGLGGDGGAGGVSNTGGDGGAGGAAGNGGAAGQAAAGGKGLGGGGLDAAGAGGAGGNGGVGGAAGTAGLGTDGGADGSAGSVGAGSAGGVGGAGGDGVGLGSDGVTGQAGGAGGAGGDAAIDGNGGAGGAGGRGADGTDGITDLSGNGIAGGNAGAGGKGGVGGAGGSNSGDGGAGGVGGAGGIGGNGGAAADATVAGADGGNGGDAGFGGAGGAGGAGGTATNGTGGVGGDGGNGGAAGLAAAGGTGLGGNDQDAAGNGGSGGNGADGGAGGKAGAGGVGVDGGAAGVAGLAGLSSDGANGGAGGAGVGLASDGATGQAGGAGGAGGNAASIGNGGDGGFGGIGATVAGLTDISGNGTAGFLGGTGGAGGTGGAGGSTAGNGGAGGHGGAGGNGGAGGAGADATVADTAGGHGGGGGSGQRPAMASAAVRRCGDAAVGGAAAPVVSVVAAA is encoded by the coding sequence ATGGGCATCGGTGGTGATGGTGGTGCTGGTGGCGCTGGCATTGCTGGTGGTGATGGTGGCCTCGGTGGCGCCGGTGGTGCGGGTATCGGTCTGTTCTACGGCGTTGGTGGTAACGGTGGTCTCGGTGGCGACGGCGCGTTGGGTGCGGCCGGTGTGGCTGGTTTGGCCGGGCTGGACGGGTTGGCCGGTGACAACGGTGGTGCCGGCGGTGCTGGTGGTGCCGGTGGTCGGGGTTCGTGGCTGATCGGTTCCGGTGGTAAGGGCGGCGCCGGTGGTGCCGGTGGCGCCGGTGGTGCCGGCGGCAATGGTGGTGCCGGTATCGACGGTGTGCTGGCCGGTGAAGACGGTGGCGACGCCGGTGACGGTGGCAACGGCGGTAATGGTGGTGCCGCGGGTGCTGCCGGTGCTGGTGGTGTCGGCGGTTGGATCGGTTCCAACGGTCTGGCCGGTGCGGTGGGTATCGGCGGTAATGGTGGCGCTGCCGGTATTGGTGGTAACGGTGGTGCGGGTGCTGACGGTGACGCGTCGAATCTTGATGGTGGTGCCGGTGGTCGTGGTGGCGACGCCGGTGTAGCCGGTAACGCGGGCGGCGCTGGTGGTGTCGCGGGTGCGGCGGCGACCTCCGGTGGTAACGGTGGCCGCGGTGGCGATGCTGCCGATGCGTTGGTGGCCGGTGGCAATGGTGGTGTGGGTGGTCGCGGTGGTGACGCGGGCAACCTGGGCGATGGTGGCGCCGGCGGTAATGGTGGCGCGGGTGCGGTCGGTGTCGCGGGCGCGACGGTCGGTGCCGATGGCACCGATGGCCTGGCCGGTGGTAACGGTGGCGCTGGTGGTGCCGGTGGTGCGGCCGGTTCGCTGGCCGGTAACGGTGGCGCTGGTGGTGTCGGTGGTGCCGGCGCCGCGGGTGGTGCCGGTGGTGCGGCGGCTGATGGGGACGCGGGTCTTAACGCGGTGGCCGGTAGCGGTGCTGACGGTGGTAACGGTGGCGATGCGACCGGTACCGCGGGCAACGGTGGCGCCGGTGGTGTTGGTGGTGACGGTGGCGCTGGTGGTGCGTCGGCGAAGGGTCTGGCCGGTGTGCACGGTGCCGGTGGTGTCGGTGGCGACGGTGGCGCCGGTGGCGCGGCCGGTAACGGTGGCACCGGTGGTGCTGGTGCCGGCGGTGGACTTTCCGCGGTGGCCGGTGCCGGTGGTAAGGGCGGTAACTCCAGCTCGGCGGCCGGTGCCGGTGGCGTCGGTGGTGCGGGTGGCTCCAGTGGCGGGTTGTTGGCGGCCTCGGGTGCTGACGGTGGCGAGGGTGCGGCCGGTAACGGTGGCGACGGTGGTGTCGGTGGCGCGGGCCAGGTCCTCGGTGATGGCACCGTCCAGGCCGGTGGTGCCGGTGGTGCCGGTGGCGACGCCGCCGACCACGGCAACGGCGGTAACGGTGGAGCCGGCGGCCAGGGCGCAACCGGTGTCGACGGCGAGACCGACCTCAGCGGCAACGGGACAGCTGGTGGCACCGGTGGCGTCGGCGGCAACGGTGGCACCGGCGGCGCGGGCGGTGCCCTCTCCGGTGTCGGTGGTACCGGTGGCGCTGGCGGCGTAGGCGGTACGGGCGGTAACGGCGGTACGGCAGCGGATGCGACGGTCGCAGGCGGAACCGGTGGTACCGGTGGTGACGCCGGCGCCGGTGGCCTCGGTGGTGACGGTGGCGCCGGTGGCGTCAGCAACACCGGTGGTGACGGTGGTGCCGGTGGCGCCGCGGGCAATGGTGGCGCGGCCGGCCAGGCCGCGGCTGGCGGTAAGGGCCTGGGCGGCGGCGGCCTCGACGCCGCCGGAGCGGGCGGCGCGGGCGGTAACGGCGGCGTCGGTGGCGCGGCCGGTACGGCCGGTCTGGGAACCGACGGCGGTGCGGACGGCAGTGCGGGCAGCGTCGGTGCCGGGAGTGCCGGTGGCGTCGGTGGTGCTGGTGGCGACGGTGTCGGTCTGGGCAGCGACGGCGTGACCGGCCAGGCCGGTGGCGCGGGTGGCGCTGGTGGTGACGCGGCGATTGACGGCAACGGTGGCGCCGGTGGTGCCGGCGGCCGTGGTGCGGACGGAACGGACGGAATCACCGACCTCTCCGGTAACGGCATCGCCGGCGGCAACGCCGGTGCCGGTGGTAAGGGCGGCGTCGGCGGTGCGGGCGGCAGCAACTCCGGTGACGGTGGCGCCGGTGGTGTCGGCGGTGCGGGCGGCATCGGCGGTAACGGTGGTGCGGCAGCTGACGCGACGGTCGCCGGTGCTGACGGCGGCAACGGCGGCGACGCCGGCTTCGGTGGCGCCGGTGGCGCGGGTGGCGCGGGCGGTACCGCGACGAACGGCACTGGCGGTGTAGGCGGCGACGGCGGCAACGGTGGTGCGGCCGGTCTGGCGGCTGCCGGAGGTACGGGCCTCGGCGGCAACGACCAGGACGCGGCCGGCAACGGCGGTAGCGGCGGAAACGGCGCCGACGGTGGCGCGGGCGGTAAGGCAGGCGCCGGTGGTGTCGGCGTTGACGGTGGCGCGGCCGGTGTCGCGGGCCTGGCAGGACTCAGCAGCGACGGGGCCAACGGTGGCGCCGGTGGCGCCGGTGTCGGTCTGGCCAGCGATGGTGCGACAGGCCAGGCCGGTGGTGCAGGTGGTGCCGGTGGAAACGCGGCAAGCATCGGCAACGGTGGCGACGGCGGTTTCGGTGGCATCGGTGCGACCGTGGCCGGCCTGACCGACATCAGCGGCAACGGGACCGCCGGCTTCCTCGGCGGCACGGGCGGCGCCGGTGGTACCGGCGGTGCCGGTGGATCGACCGCCGGTAACGGTGGTGCCGGCGGACACGGTGGCGCCGGCGGCAACGGTGGTGCCGGTGGCGCCGGAGCAGACGCGACGGTCGCCGACACCGCGGGCGGTCACGGCGGTGGCGGCGGTAGCGGCCAGCGGCCAGCAATGGCGTCGGCGGCGGTGCGCCGGTGCGGTGACGCGGCGGTGGGCGGGGCGGCGGCGCCGGTGGTGTCGGTGGTGGCGGCGGCTTGA
- a CDS encoding autotransporter outer membrane beta-barrel domain-containing protein, with protein sequence MQLALRPYVTPGVAIAGAALIAVNGAVPAAVLRPQAEPRQALQVVEHLPVKLTADFFGPWADLFTNTATNLVAMGSDNGWGNLVEQIFTDPSSLTRLPEVFEFLTSIMPSISGSDPLEVLLSPFLTIGMGMIGPLVTVNDALQDILNQIFNPNDFLDPFAAIFTAVPRLVDAWLNGTSTIDVAGISIPAFNGLLVPGQNLIIDLTGSELADNLGIGDQTIASLLDQTGIGTLVVSNMLTGLLDSVGLGDQTPVDVIDALGLGDLQVANVLSTVFDAVGIGNPTIADIMDQIGIGDVQLADIAIDFTNALGFDNPTIVDLAGDIGLADLKLADLGLDVLEALGIGDPTVNELLGTLGADDLTLNGLLQTALEALGLSGSTPATMLDAMGMGDTTTHEFVNNLLGGLGLGNQTMMDLLGQAGLADADMSQLIISILGSSGDATVADLMGYAGFGAVTVKDVTDLLGITNLSVGTIMGNLSYITGNLTINDMLIATGMTPLDKGGDDLLSNALQGTTIASVLGDQLNDPLISMLGATGEMTIADMIQTNFSMTLGQMLVDSGMADLTLADLVLGGLPDEPLANLLGPLGTTTFAELVNQMVPADQTIADMLSEAGIGDQTLSQLLDQTFGDQTVANALDDAGLGSMQLDDIIRQALGPQTVNEMLNEFGIGGQSLSDLFDQFFGTSTISDWMIDLGLGDQTLNELIDSLFGPATVSALLGDFGLQTVDELLASLGLGDITVINAQIGEFFGSISYWLDGLGDQITAVLGG encoded by the coding sequence ATGCAGCTGGCGCTTCGCCCGTACGTCACCCCCGGTGTCGCCATCGCGGGTGCCGCGTTGATCGCGGTAAACGGGGCCGTTCCCGCGGCGGTGCTGCGGCCCCAAGCTGAGCCACGCCAGGCTCTTCAAGTGGTGGAACACCTCCCCGTGAAACTCACGGCGGACTTCTTCGGCCCGTGGGCCGATCTGTTCACCAACACCGCCACCAACTTGGTGGCGATGGGCTCGGACAACGGCTGGGGCAACCTCGTCGAGCAGATCTTCACCGACCCCAGCTCGCTGACGCGGTTGCCGGAGGTCTTCGAGTTCCTGACCTCGATCATGCCCTCGATCAGCGGCTCCGACCCGCTGGAGGTCCTGCTCTCGCCGTTCCTGACGATCGGCATGGGCATGATCGGCCCGCTGGTCACGGTCAACGACGCGCTGCAGGACATCCTCAACCAGATCTTCAACCCCAATGACTTCCTGGACCCGTTCGCGGCCATCTTCACCGCCGTGCCGCGCCTGGTCGACGCCTGGCTGAACGGCACCAGCACCATCGACGTGGCCGGCATCAGCATTCCGGCGTTCAACGGCCTGCTGGTCCCCGGTCAGAACCTGATCATCGACCTGACCGGCAGCGAGCTGGCCGACAACCTCGGCATCGGCGACCAGACCATCGCCAGCCTGCTCGACCAGACCGGAATCGGCACGCTGGTGGTGTCGAACATGCTGACCGGGCTGCTCGACAGCGTCGGACTGGGTGACCAGACCCCCGTCGACGTGATCGACGCACTCGGTCTCGGCGACCTCCAGGTCGCCAACGTGCTCAGCACCGTCTTCGACGCGGTGGGAATCGGCAACCCCACCATCGCCGACATCATGGACCAGATCGGCATCGGCGACGTGCAGCTCGCCGACATCGCAATCGACTTCACCAACGCACTGGGCTTTGACAACCCGACCATCGTCGACCTCGCCGGTGACATCGGTCTGGCCGACCTCAAGCTGGCCGACCTCGGCCTGGATGTCCTCGAGGCGCTGGGCATCGGGGACCCGACCGTCAACGAGCTGCTCGGCACGCTTGGCGCCGACGATCTGACGCTCAACGGCCTGCTGCAGACCGCCCTCGAGGCGCTGGGTCTTTCCGGCTCGACCCCGGCCACCATGCTCGACGCGATGGGCATGGGTGACACCACCACCCACGAGTTCGTCAACAACCTGCTCGGCGGACTTGGTCTGGGCAACCAGACGATGATGGACCTGCTCGGTCAGGCCGGACTCGCCGACGCCGACATGTCGCAGCTGATCATCAGCATCCTCGGCTCATCGGGCGACGCCACGGTGGCCGACCTCATGGGCTACGCCGGGTTCGGCGCGGTCACGGTCAAGGACGTCACCGACCTGTTGGGCATCACCAACCTGTCGGTGGGCACGATCATGGGCAACCTGTCCTACATCACCGGCAACCTCACGATCAACGACATGCTCATCGCCACCGGCATGACCCCGCTGGACAAGGGTGGTGACGACCTGCTGTCCAACGCTCTGCAGGGCACCACCATCGCCAGCGTCCTGGGTGACCAGCTGAACGACCCGCTGATCTCGATGCTGGGCGCCACCGGCGAGATGACGATCGCCGACATGATCCAGACGAACTTCTCGATGACGCTGGGCCAGATGCTCGTCGACTCGGGCATGGCCGACCTGACCCTGGCGGACCTGGTGCTGGGCGGTTTGCCCGACGAGCCGCTGGCGAACCTGCTGGGGCCGCTGGGCACCACCACCTTCGCGGAGCTGGTCAACCAGATGGTGCCCGCCGACCAGACCATCGCCGACATGCTGAGCGAAGCCGGTATCGGTGACCAGACCCTGAGCCAGCTGCTCGACCAGACCTTCGGCGACCAGACCGTGGCCAACGCGCTCGACGACGCCGGCCTGGGCAGCATGCAGCTCGACGACATCATCCGGCAGGCGCTGGGCCCGCAGACCGTCAACGAGATGCTCAACGAGTTCGGTATCGGCGGGCAGTCGCTCAGCGATCTGTTCGACCAGTTCTTCGGCACCTCGACGATCAGCGACTGGATGATCGACCTGGGCCTGGGCGACCAGACTCTCAACGAGCTGATCGACTCGCTGTTCGGCCCGGCCACCGTGAGCGCGCTGCTCGGCGACTTCGGGCTTCAGACCGTCGACGAACTCTTGGCGTCGCTGGGCCTCGGCGACATCACCGTCATCAACGCACAGATCGGCGAATTCTTCGGTTCGATCTCCTACTGGCTCGACGGGCTGGGCGACCAGATCACGGCGGTGCTCGGTGGTTAA
- a CDS encoding fatty acyl-AMP ligase, with the protein MAEPTSSLAPLALDTLIDLLQQQAARFGDTPAFIFCPEGDAEENRITYRELDSRARSIATTLQRQGAAGERVLVLCRPGVDSIVGLFGCFYAGAVAIPVDEHWPIRRIETVVPEADARFALATAKTQDKMKSAVDGLSAGPKLTWLAMDEVSDDGSAWERQNVAADSLAMIQYTSGSTGVPKGCVLTHRNYLSNLEIMRWALNPADDAPVMNSPISGVSWLPQYHDMGFVGGILGTIYGGRTTVLMAPSAFLMRPIRWMQAISRYQATITAGPNFAYEACVKRSTPQQRAELDLSSLSIAVLGAGPISAETLRSFTEAFAPAGFRPEAFLPAYGLAEATLGVTGMSESPLPVVRHFDRSALGEERVVEVNIDAAGALPLVGCGVKPETLEILIVDPETRLDRGPEEVGEIWVSGPSVGVGYWNRPEETEHAFDAHLADTGQGPYLRSGDLGFFRDGELFVTGRCKDLMTIGGYSHYPNDIELTVQDCHPALLPSRGAVFQLETERYAPEYMVVVQEIQHHHAEGVDLPELVEKIRAAIRTHHGIEAKAVMLLKPMRIPTTTSGKIQRSACRDQYLAGELVAMAHWSEPLPKSETSIVQKTLLAGLGRLVANNLGLSRD; encoded by the coding sequence ATGGCAGAACCGACGAGTTCCCTGGCTCCCTTGGCCCTGGACACCCTCATTGACTTGCTGCAGCAGCAGGCTGCGCGTTTTGGGGACACTCCCGCGTTCATCTTCTGCCCCGAAGGCGATGCCGAAGAGAACCGGATCACCTACCGCGAACTGGACAGTCGCGCGCGTTCGATCGCCACAACTTTGCAGCGCCAAGGCGCCGCCGGTGAGCGTGTGCTGGTGCTGTGTCGCCCAGGTGTGGACAGTATCGTCGGGTTGTTCGGCTGTTTTTACGCCGGCGCCGTCGCCATTCCGGTCGACGAGCATTGGCCGATCCGGCGGATCGAGACCGTCGTCCCCGAAGCGGATGCCCGATTCGCGCTGGCGACGGCCAAGACCCAGGACAAGATGAAGTCGGCCGTGGATGGTCTCAGTGCCGGCCCGAAACTGACCTGGCTGGCCATGGATGAGGTCTCCGACGACGGCTCGGCCTGGGAACGGCAGAACGTCGCTGCGGACAGCCTGGCCATGATCCAGTACACGTCGGGGTCGACCGGGGTGCCGAAGGGTTGCGTGCTGACCCACCGGAACTATCTGAGCAACCTCGAGATCATGCGCTGGGCCCTCAATCCTGCCGACGACGCACCAGTGATGAACAGCCCGATCAGCGGGGTGTCTTGGCTGCCGCAGTACCACGACATGGGCTTCGTCGGGGGCATCCTCGGTACCATCTACGGCGGCCGCACCACGGTGCTGATGGCGCCGAGCGCCTTCTTGATGCGCCCGATCCGCTGGATGCAGGCCATATCGCGCTACCAGGCAACGATCACCGCCGGACCCAACTTCGCCTACGAGGCCTGCGTCAAACGCAGCACCCCACAGCAGCGCGCCGAACTCGACCTGTCGAGCCTGTCGATCGCCGTGCTCGGCGCCGGGCCCATCAGCGCTGAGACGCTGCGGTCCTTCACCGAGGCGTTCGCTCCCGCAGGATTCCGGCCCGAGGCATTCCTTCCCGCCTACGGGCTGGCCGAGGCCACCCTGGGCGTGACGGGAATGTCGGAGTCGCCGCTGCCGGTGGTGCGGCACTTCGACCGGAGCGCGCTCGGTGAGGAACGGGTCGTCGAGGTGAACATCGACGCAGCCGGGGCGCTACCGCTGGTGGGCTGTGGCGTCAAGCCGGAGACGCTGGAAATCCTGATCGTCGATCCCGAGACGCGGCTGGACCGCGGCCCGGAGGAGGTCGGCGAGATCTGGGTGTCCGGGCCGAGCGTCGGCGTGGGCTACTGGAACCGTCCCGAAGAGACGGAGCACGCCTTCGACGCACACTTGGCCGACACCGGCCAAGGCCCCTACCTGCGCAGTGGCGACCTGGGCTTCTTCCGTGACGGCGAACTGTTCGTCACGGGCCGGTGCAAAGACCTGATGACGATCGGCGGCTACAGCCATTACCCGAACGACATCGAATTGACCGTGCAGGACTGCCATCCGGCGCTGCTGCCCAGCCGTGGCGCGGTGTTCCAGTTGGAGACCGAGCGCTACGCCCCGGAGTACATGGTGGTGGTCCAGGAGATACAGCACCACCACGCCGAAGGGGTCGACCTCCCCGAACTGGTCGAAAAGATCCGCGCGGCGATCCGAACCCACCACGGGATCGAGGCGAAGGCGGTCATGTTGCTCAAGCCGATGCGGATACCGACTACCACCAGCGGCAAGATTCAGCGCAGCGCATGTCGCGACCAGTACCTCGCAGGTGAGCTGGTCGCGATGGCCCATTGGTCGGAGCCGCTGCCCAAGAGCGAGACCTCGATCGTCCAGAAGACCCTGCTCGCCGGCCTGGGCCGGTTGGTCGCGAACAACCTGGGGTTGAGCCGGGACTGA